The following coding sequences lie in one Tachysurus fulvidraco isolate hzauxx_2018 chromosome 19, HZAU_PFXX_2.0, whole genome shotgun sequence genomic window:
- the il22 gene encoding interleukin-22, whose protein sequence is MLGKMKFAQLAVLLVWCCCCALSADARPARLRSRPLDNSDTWNNIMVMAKHAQAQDRDHETRLIPVISSDKLKDGDVCCVTIQILDYYLKHILDGQSREGGERQYPRLHLVKPDLHRVARDLQPHCNSTQIDLEHLNTFTQNLKRAGEMYKNKTKAQNKAIGETDILFHYLYESCRATSAS, encoded by the exons ATGTTGGGGAAGATGAAGTTCGCTCAGCTTGCTGTGCTGCTTGTatggtgctgctgctgcgctCTCAGTGCGGATGCCCGACCGGCGCGTCTGCGCTCGCGCCCTTTGGACAACTCTGACACCTGGAACAACATCATGGTTATGGCTAAACAC GCGCAAGCGCAGGACCGAGACCATGAGACCCGTCTGATCCCGGTGATTTCGAGCGACAAATTAAAA GATGGGGATGTTTGCTGCGTCACCATCCAAATCCTAGATTACTACCTCAAGCACATTTTGGACGGTCAGTCGCGTGAAGGTGGAGAGCGCCAGTACCCTCGCCTGCATCTGGTGAAGCCTGATTTGCACAGAGTGGCAAGGGACCTGCAACCACACTGT AACTCCACGCAAATTGACCTGGAGCACTtgaacactttcacacagaacCTCAAAAGAGCCGGAGAGATGTATAAG aataaaaCCAAAGCACAGAACAAGGCGATCGGGGAGACTGACATTCTGTTCCATTACCTCTATGAGTCATGCAGAGCCACCAGTGCATCCTAG
- the il26 gene encoding interleukin-26, producing MRVSVLTVFALAALVRFCPGEKRARCAQVSCLASCLPLPMMKDMIKTLKSISKPWPSDSRRHKRFLPKFYIKKLNIADINKMLGIYEDHVFMKLWSHDIDYPERFINSFYRLKISVERCKENGQAEVTRYARKKIKEMEEAFKKLQSTEISQAVGDFETILRWISLYIDKNLSHSKCQ from the exons ATGCGCGTGAGCGTCCTGACTGTCTTTGCCCTGGCCGCGCTCGTGCGCTTTTGTCCAGGTGAGAAGAGAGCCAGGTGTGCACAGGTGAGCTGCCTGGCCAGCTGTCTGCCTCTACCCATGATGAAGGACATGATCAAAACACTGAAGAGCATCAGCAAGCCTTGGCCT agtgacagcAGACGCCACAAAAGATTTTTGCCAAAGTTTTACATCAAG AAGCTGAACATCGCTGATATCAACAAGATGCTGGGAATCTATGAAGATCACGTATTCATGAAGCTGTGGAGCCATGACATAGATTATCCCGAGAGATTCATAAATTCCTTTTACAGACTAAAAATCAGTGTGGAACGCTGT AAGGAGAATGGTCAAGCAGAAGTCACTCGCTATGCAAGGAAGAAGATCAAGGAAATGGAAGAGGCTTTCAAAAAG CTGCAATCAACAGAGATATCACAAGCAGTGGGAGATTTTGAGACAATACTTCGTTGGATCAGTCTTTACATTGACAAAAATCTGTCACACAGCAAATGCCAGTAG